In Sulfuriferula thiophila, the genomic stretch TCGGTTGATACCAAGCCGGCGCCAGTGGTAGATACATCCTCACAGGATGCGGCTGCACGTGCTGCTGCCAAAGCCGCTGCTGATAAAGCAGCTGCTGACAAAGCTGCTGCTGAGGCTGCTGCGTTGGAACAGGCTCGTCTGGCTAGTCAGATGAATCCGTTAAAAGACCCATCCAATATTCTGTCACAGCGTAGTGTGTATTTCGATTTTGACAAATATAATGTCAAAGGTGATTTCCGTCCGATGATAGAAGCGCATGCGGCCTATCTGACCAGCCACAAGGATGCAAAAGTGACCTTGCAAGGCAATACCGATGACCGTGGTAGCCGTGAATACAACC encodes the following:
- the pal gene encoding peptidoglycan-associated lipoprotein Pal, which codes for MKKTVLGLVIVGMLAGCSSVDTKPAPVVDTSSQDAAARAAAKAAADKAAADKAAAEAAALEQARLASQMNPLKDPSNILSQRSVYFDFDKYNVKGDFRPMIEAHAAYLTSHKDAKVTLQGNTDDRGSREYNLALGQRRADSVRKALNLLNVPEAQMEAVSFGEEKPKATGEDEAAWSQNRRADIVYQGE